One Tumebacillus sp. BK434 genomic window carries:
- a CDS encoding non-ribosomal peptide synthetase — protein sequence MSTSTQVELTALLSFAQQRLWFLEQLDPGLPIYHIPLLVDIAGAFDVQVLTRCLEEIVERHEALRTTFAKEDETPIQLVHSVMEVPVQVIDLRGRPEAEREAACRAGVQAAVQAPFDLQNGPLLRVIVWQTATDRFSMLIVMHHIITDGWSMGILMQEVVALYTAFRQGLPSPLPELEIQYADFAEWQLEHLQGEKLQRQLTYWKEQLGGELPVLQLPTDRPHPARKTGAGQKEYFVIGETLSARLKEICMQEGVTLFMLLLAAYQTLLFRYSGQTDLTVGSPIAGRNLKQLENLVGFFVNTLVLRADLSGAPSFKNLLQQVRKVCLDAYAHQELPYEKLVAELVPDRSSGRSPLFQAFFVLQNVPLQTLELPGVTMNFRQLEQETAMFDLSLSMKETDGELHGELEYSTELFDRATMQRMKMHFATLLESIAADPGQSIRELRVMPLQESQQLLGAWKGSAALEQEERLLHELVAAQASRTPDAVAVVCGEERLTYQELDVLAERLARFLQAQGIGPEQRVGLCVERSTEMIVGMLGILKAGGAYLPLDPHYPQERIAYMLEDSQAGLVLTQEHLKDRLPDKVRAIALDQEAEWASSAAAGLIQRGTATTTCYVIYTSGSTGTPKGVLVPHRAVVNHNRAVRAEYELSASDRVLQFSSVSFDIAVEEIFPTLLTGAALVLRGREQVPGVQDLLQLVTDHGVTVLNLPTAYWHGLVQELAQAGVQLPPSVRLMIVGGEKPSAELYAQWKRLVPPTVRWINAYGPTEAAVTATLFDPGDTSPESFAFGLPIGRPIAGTTVYVLSDAQQPVPIGVPGELYIGGAGLATGYLGRPDLTAEKFVQVAATGGERLYRTGDRVRFLPDGNLLFAGRLDDQVKVRGFRIEPGEIEAVLAQHDAVADVLVLVREDVPNDPRLVAYVVPQGGKAPDLGELRRSAAESLPGYMVPSVFVLLDSMPLTPNGKVDRKNLPRPDASDTRSERPYTAPATDAEQKIAEIWAEVLHLDQVGADDHFFEIGGHSLLATQVMSRIERAFGVRLPLRRMFDTPTPAGLAALLEAQSDQADKIPRTSRLQQLPLSYGQQSLWLTDRLMPNSSAYNMPFAVRLQGALDVPALEKSVNEIISRHESLRTIFAEADGEPVQVLREHSWQTLAQQDLQSVPADEREAQMMELAQQEMNRPFDLSTGPLLRCKLFALEQGEWVLVFCMHHIISDGWSIGLLIGELTAAYRAFAAGRTPQLPELPIQYADYAVWQKQELQGERLARQLDYWKAKLAGPLPVLQLPTDHPHPAVQTHNGNTLRFALSAELLGKLNALAKQADATLFMTLLAAYNVLLHRYAGQDDILVGVPSAGRTREETEGLIGFFVNTLVMRTDLSGDPPFRELLARVKETSLDAEAHQDVPFELLVSELQPERSTSHSALFQVMFALQNTPQTRVETEGLTFSGLGLAGETAKFDLTLTMEEGADGLYGTFEYNVDLFEEATVERMIGHLRQLLQAATEQPDTAIGSLPLLTAAEREQVLTAWSQHDVSCPQLPVHVLIEQQAVKTPHKTAVAFENIALTYADLNAQANRLARLLQKKGVGAGQMVGVAMERSPELIVALLAIWKAGGAYVPLDVQYPAERLTYLLEDTGVRVIVTHERLQGKLPPHTAELLVAERLHEELAAKSRENLPCLTTPDSLAYVMYTSGSTGQPKGVLTPHRGIVRLIAPSDFIPWQEDDAVLQYSPVAFDASTLEIWGPLVHGAKLVLFPPYKASTRELGQFLTQQGITVLFLTTGFFLQMVEDCLDELSGLRVLMAGGEAMSMPHAKRVIGSMRGRFVHAYGPTEATTFATVHVATPQDALAHNLPIGRPVAGTSVYVLDAHMQPVPVGVPGELHIGGAGLALGYFNRPDLTEEKFVPHPFEEGELLYKTGDAVRWLADGRLEFSGRLDSQVKIRGFRIELGEVEAVIDQHPAVLQSAVLARADAVGVKRLVAYLVLADPSADIRSYLKAKLPDYMVPSAFVTLDRLPLNPNGKVDTRALPTPTDRAEGEADWVAPRNPVEEKLASLFAELLEIDPVGIHDHFFERGGHSLLGTRLISRLRAEFRTELPLRALFEHPTVAELALLVGGADTRLASDALPPLVKADRSVNIPLSYPQLRVWEFEQKHPGSNAYNIATAMRIHGALDAEAMAQSIQEIVRRHEALRTTFRVVDGQPVQIIAPQREHELKRIDLSTSANREAELSQLVRDDAFQAFDLATGPLLRTTLVRFGEAEHALLLNMHHIISDGWSRSVFVREFLTLYEAYTQGKSSPLSDLPVQFADYAIWQRGWMQGETLEQQLSYWKTKLRDLPQLHLPTDPTPLTNAALGAKCTLSLSAQLTERVKQVSREAGASPFMTLLTAFKLIMQELSGQDDIVVGTPAAGRRLEETEAMIGMFLNTLVLRTDLSGNPDFRELLGRVRETALEAFAQQEMPFIKLAEELQPVTPPERSPLFDVMVNYLNTPESALQLPGLTLSDLQADEEQTSKFWMTLYIRDFEGQFHLTLVYQPQRFSLERMEVLLTRLRAVLEQNV from the coding sequence ATGAGCACGAGCACACAAGTTGAATTGACGGCGCTGCTGTCGTTTGCTCAGCAACGGCTGTGGTTTCTGGAACAGTTAGATCCCGGGCTGCCAATTTATCATATTCCGCTTCTGGTGGACATCGCAGGCGCGTTCGACGTGCAGGTGCTGACCCGCTGTCTGGAAGAGATCGTTGAGCGGCACGAAGCGCTGCGCACGACTTTTGCGAAGGAGGACGAGACGCCGATCCAGCTCGTGCATTCGGTGATGGAAGTGCCGGTGCAGGTGATCGACTTGCGCGGTCGGCCGGAAGCGGAGCGGGAGGCGGCGTGCCGAGCGGGCGTGCAAGCGGCGGTGCAAGCTCCGTTTGATCTGCAAAACGGGCCCTTGCTGCGCGTGATCGTCTGGCAGACCGCCACGGATCGCTTCTCGATGCTGATCGTGATGCATCACATCATCACCGACGGCTGGTCGATGGGGATTCTGATGCAGGAAGTCGTGGCCTTATACACGGCGTTTCGCCAAGGGTTGCCTTCGCCGCTGCCGGAGCTGGAGATTCAGTATGCCGACTTTGCCGAGTGGCAGTTGGAGCACTTGCAAGGCGAGAAGCTGCAGCGACAGTTGACGTACTGGAAGGAGCAGCTTGGCGGCGAGCTGCCCGTGCTGCAGCTTCCGACCGACCGCCCACACCCGGCCCGGAAGACCGGTGCGGGGCAGAAGGAATATTTTGTGATCGGCGAGACCTTGAGCGCCCGGCTAAAAGAGATCTGCATGCAGGAAGGCGTGACTTTGTTCATGCTGCTCTTGGCAGCCTACCAGACGCTGTTGTTCCGCTACAGCGGCCAGACCGACTTGACGGTCGGCTCGCCGATCGCCGGGCGCAACCTCAAGCAGTTGGAAAATCTGGTCGGCTTTTTTGTCAACACCCTCGTGCTGCGGGCCGACCTGTCGGGCGCGCCGTCGTTTAAAAACCTGCTCCAACAAGTGCGCAAAGTCTGCTTAGACGCCTATGCACATCAAGAGCTGCCCTACGAGAAGCTGGTCGCGGAGCTGGTGCCCGACCGCAGCTCGGGACGTTCGCCGCTGTTCCAAGCCTTTTTTGTTCTGCAAAATGTGCCGCTGCAAACGCTGGAACTGCCCGGCGTAACGATGAACTTCCGGCAGCTGGAGCAGGAAACGGCGATGTTCGACCTCAGCCTGTCGATGAAAGAAACGGACGGCGAACTGCACGGCGAGCTGGAATACAGCACGGAGCTGTTCGACCGGGCGACGATGCAGCGGATGAAAATGCATTTCGCCACCTTGCTGGAAAGCATCGCGGCCGATCCCGGGCAGAGTATTCGCGAACTGCGCGTCATGCCGCTGCAGGAATCGCAGCAGTTGCTCGGCGCATGGAAGGGGTCGGCAGCCCTTGAGCAAGAAGAGCGTCTCCTGCATGAGCTGGTAGCAGCGCAGGCATCGCGCACGCCGGATGCGGTCGCGGTGGTGTGCGGGGAAGAGCGCCTGACCTATCAGGAGCTGGATGTGCTGGCGGAGCGTCTGGCCCGCTTTTTGCAAGCGCAGGGCATCGGGCCGGAACAGCGGGTCGGGCTCTGTGTGGAGCGCTCAACTGAGATGATCGTCGGGATGCTCGGCATCTTGAAGGCGGGCGGGGCGTATCTGCCGCTCGACCCGCACTACCCGCAGGAGCGGATCGCTTATATGCTGGAGGATTCGCAGGCAGGACTTGTTTTGACTCAGGAGCACCTGAAGGATCGTCTGCCGGACAAGGTGCGCGCGATCGCCCTCGATCAAGAAGCGGAGTGGGCATCTTCAGCAGCGGCAGGGCTGATCCAGCGGGGCACAGCAACGACCACGTGCTACGTCATCTACACGTCCGGTTCGACCGGCACGCCGAAAGGGGTGCTGGTGCCGCATCGAGCCGTCGTCAACCACAACCGGGCGGTGCGCGCCGAATACGAACTGTCGGCGAGCGACCGCGTGCTGCAGTTCTCGTCGGTGTCTTTTGACATCGCCGTCGAAGAGATCTTCCCGACGCTGCTGACCGGCGCGGCGCTGGTGCTGCGCGGCCGCGAGCAGGTGCCGGGGGTGCAGGATCTGCTGCAACTCGTCACCGACCACGGCGTGACGGTGCTGAACTTGCCGACCGCCTACTGGCACGGACTGGTGCAGGAGCTTGCCCAAGCCGGTGTGCAACTGCCCCCGTCGGTACGCTTGATGATCGTCGGAGGGGAGAAGCCGTCGGCTGAGCTCTACGCGCAGTGGAAGAGGCTCGTGCCGCCGACTGTGCGCTGGATCAACGCGTACGGACCGACGGAAGCGGCGGTGACGGCGACCCTGTTCGATCCGGGCGATACTTCGCCCGAATCGTTTGCGTTCGGCCTCCCGATCGGGCGTCCGATCGCCGGCACGACCGTCTACGTGCTGAGCGATGCCCAGCAGCCAGTGCCGATCGGCGTGCCGGGCGAGCTGTATATCGGCGGAGCGGGGCTGGCCACAGGGTATCTCGGCCGTCCTGACCTGACCGCAGAAAAATTCGTCCAAGTCGCGGCGACCGGTGGCGAGCGGCTGTACCGGACTGGCGACCGGGTGCGCTTTTTGCCGGACGGCAACCTGCTGTTCGCCGGGCGGCTCGACGATCAGGTCAAAGTGCGGGGCTTCCGCATCGAGCCGGGCGAGATCGAAGCGGTGCTCGCGCAGCATGACGCTGTCGCCGATGTGCTGGTCCTGGTGCGCGAAGACGTGCCGAACGACCCCCGTCTCGTCGCCTACGTCGTGCCGCAAGGGGGCAAGGCCCCGGATCTGGGCGAACTGCGCCGCTCGGCGGCCGAGAGCTTGCCGGGCTACATGGTGCCGTCCGTCTTCGTGCTGCTGGACAGCATGCCGCTGACGCCAAACGGCAAGGTCGACCGCAAGAATCTGCCCCGCCCGGATGCGTCCGATACCCGCAGCGAGCGTCCCTATACTGCGCCTGCGACCGATGCGGAACAGAAGATCGCCGAGATCTGGGCGGAAGTGCTCCACCTCGATCAAGTCGGCGCGGACGACCATTTCTTTGAAATCGGCGGACATTCACTGCTCGCCACTCAAGTCATGTCGCGGATCGAGCGCGCGTTTGGCGTCCGGCTGCCCTTGCGCCGGATGTTCGACACCCCGACCCCGGCCGGGCTGGCGGCGCTGCTCGAAGCTCAGTCCGATCAAGCGGACAAGATTCCCCGCACCTCCCGACTGCAACAGCTGCCCTTGTCCTACGGCCAGCAAAGCCTGTGGCTGACCGACCGCCTGATGCCGAACTCTTCTGCCTACAACATGCCGTTTGCTGTTCGCCTGCAAGGAGCGCTCGACGTGCCGGCACTGGAAAAGAGCGTGAACGAGATCATCAGCCGGCACGAGTCGCTGCGCACGATATTTGCCGAAGCGGACGGCGAACCGGTGCAAGTGCTGCGGGAGCACAGCTGGCAGACGCTCGCACAGCAGGACCTGCAAAGCGTTCCGGCTGACGAGCGGGAAGCGCAGATGATGGAGTTGGCGCAGCAGGAGATGAACCGCCCGTTCGATTTGAGCACCGGGCCGCTCCTGCGCTGCAAGCTGTTTGCGCTGGAGCAGGGGGAGTGGGTCCTCGTCTTCTGCATGCATCACATCATCAGCGACGGCTGGTCGATCGGCTTGCTAATCGGCGAGTTGACCGCCGCCTACCGCGCGTTCGCGGCAGGACGCACGCCGCAGCTGCCCGAGCTGCCGATCCAATACGCCGACTATGCGGTCTGGCAGAAGCAAGAGCTTCAAGGCGAACGACTGGCACGGCAACTGGATTACTGGAAAGCAAAGCTGGCCGGTCCGCTTCCTGTGCTGCAACTGCCGACCGACCATCCGCACCCGGCCGTGCAGACGCACAACGGCAACACGCTGCGCTTTGCGCTGTCCGCTGAACTGCTCGGCAAGCTGAACGCGCTGGCGAAACAGGCCGATGCAACGCTGTTCATGACCCTGCTCGCCGCCTACAACGTGCTGCTGCACCGCTATGCGGGGCAGGACGACATCCTCGTTGGCGTGCCGTCTGCAGGGCGCACCCGCGAAGAGACGGAAGGGCTGATCGGATTTTTCGTCAACACGCTGGTCATGCGCACCGATCTTAGCGGCGATCCGCCGTTCCGTGAACTGTTGGCGCGGGTCAAAGAGACGTCCCTCGACGCCGAAGCGCATCAGGACGTGCCCTTTGAACTGCTCGTCAGCGAACTCCAGCCGGAGCGCAGCACCTCCCATTCCGCGCTGTTTCAGGTGATGTTCGCCTTGCAAAACACACCACAGACCCGCGTCGAAACAGAAGGTCTGACCTTTAGCGGGCTGGGCTTGGCGGGCGAGACGGCCAAATTTGACTTGACGCTGACGATGGAAGAAGGTGCGGACGGGCTGTACGGCACGTTCGAATACAACGTCGACCTCTTCGAGGAAGCGACGGTCGAACGGATGATCGGCCATCTCCGGCAGTTGCTGCAGGCGGCCACCGAACAGCCGGACACCGCCATCGGGTCACTGCCGCTGCTGACCGCTGCCGAACGGGAGCAAGTGCTGACCGCATGGAGCCAACATGACGTTTCCTGCCCGCAACTGCCCGTCCATGTGCTGATCGAGCAGCAAGCAGTCAAGACCCCGCACAAGACCGCCGTCGCTTTTGAGAATATAGCCCTGACCTATGCCGACCTCAACGCGCAGGCTAACCGCCTGGCCCGCCTGTTGCAGAAAAAGGGTGTCGGTGCCGGACAGATGGTCGGAGTGGCGATGGAGCGCTCCCCGGAGCTGATCGTGGCCTTGCTGGCGATCTGGAAAGCGGGCGGCGCGTATGTGCCGCTAGACGTGCAGTACCCGGCGGAGCGGCTGACCTACCTGCTGGAAGACACCGGTGTGCGCGTGATCGTCACGCATGAACGCTTGCAGGGGAAACTGCCGCCGCACACCGCTGAACTGCTCGTGGCGGAACGTCTCCACGAGGAACTCGCCGCTAAAAGCAGGGAGAACCTCCCTTGTCTGACCACGCCGGACAGCTTGGCGTACGTCATGTACACGTCCGGTTCAACCGGTCAGCCCAAAGGCGTGCTGACGCCGCATCGCGGGATCGTGCGTCTGATCGCACCGTCAGATTTCATTCCCTGGCAGGAAGACGATGCGGTGCTTCAGTACTCGCCGGTCGCGTTTGACGCTTCGACACTGGAGATCTGGGGGCCGCTGGTACATGGCGCGAAACTCGTGCTGTTCCCGCCGTACAAAGCGTCGACCCGGGAGCTGGGGCAGTTCCTCACGCAGCAAGGCATCACCGTGCTGTTCCTTACCACCGGCTTCTTCCTGCAGATGGTGGAAGACTGCCTTGACGAGCTGAGCGGACTGCGCGTGCTGATGGCGGGCGGGGAAGCGATGTCGATGCCGCACGCCAAGCGGGTGATCGGCAGCATGCGCGGACGCTTCGTTCACGCGTATGGGCCGACCGAAGCGACTACGTTTGCGACCGTGCATGTGGCCACACCGCAGGACGCTCTTGCGCACAACCTGCCGATCGGCCGCCCGGTCGCGGGCACATCCGTCTACGTGCTCGACGCCCATATGCAGCCCGTGCCGGTCGGCGTGCCGGGCGAGCTGCACATCGGCGGAGCAGGGCTGGCGCTTGGCTATTTCAACCGCCCGGATCTGACAGAGGAGAAGTTCGTGCCGCATCCGTTTGAGGAGGGAGAGCTCCTGTATAAGACGGGCGACGCGGTGCGCTGGCTGGCCGATGGCAGGCTGGAGTTCAGCGGACGCCTCGACAGTCAGGTCAAGATCCGCGGCTTCCGCATCGAGCTCGGGGAAGTGGAAGCGGTGATCGACCAGCACCCTGCGGTGCTGCAGTCGGCCGTGCTCGCCCGCGCAGACGCGGTCGGCGTCAAGCGCCTCGTCGCTTATCTGGTGCTGGCCGACCCGAGCGCCGACATTCGCAGTTACTTGAAAGCGAAGCTTCCCGACTACATGGTGCCGAGCGCCTTCGTCACGCTCGACCGCCTGCCGCTCAACCCGAACGGCAAAGTTGACACCCGCGCGCTTCCCACTCCGACCGACCGTGCGGAAGGAGAGGCTGACTGGGTTGCGCCGCGAAACCCTGTGGAAGAAAAGCTGGCAAGTCTCTTCGCCGAGCTGCTGGAAATCGACCCGGTCGGCATCCACGACCACTTTTTCGAACGGGGCGGGCATTCCCTGCTCGGCACGCGCCTGATCTCCCGCCTGCGGGCGGAATTCCGCACGGAACTGCCGTTGCGCGCGCTGTTCGAACATCCGACCGTCGCCGAGCTCGCCCTGCTGGTGGGCGGAGCGGACACCCGTCTCGCCTCCGATGCTCTGCCTCCGCTTGTCAAAGCGGATCGCAGCGTGAACATTCCGCTCTCGTATCCGCAACTGCGGGTCTGGGAATTCGAGCAGAAGCATCCGGGCAGCAACGCCTACAACATCGCCACGGCGATGCGCATTCACGGCGCGTTAGACGCGGAGGCGATGGCGCAGAGCATCCAAGAGATCGTGCGTCGCCACGAAGCGCTGCGCACCACGTTCCGCGTGGTCGATGGACAGCCGGTGCAGATCATCGCCCCGCAGCGGGAGCATGAGCTGAAGCGGATCGACCTGAGCACTTCCGCAAACCGCGAAGCCGAGCTGTCACAGCTGGTGCGCGACGATGCGTTCCAAGCGTTCGACCTCGCGACAGGCCCGCTGCTGCGCACCACGTTGGTGCGCTTTGGCGAAGCGGAGCATGCGCTGCTCCTGAACATGCACCACATCATCTCGGACGGCTGGTCGCGAAGCGTGTTCGTCCGCGAGTTCCTCACACTGTATGAAGCGTACACGCAAGGGAAGTCCTCGCCGCTTTCCGACCTGCCCGTCCAGTTTGCCGACTACGCGATCTGGCAGCGCGGATGGATGCAAGGGGAGACCTTGGAGCAGCAGTTGAGCTATTGGAAAACGAAGCTCCGCGATCTGCCGCAGCTGCACCTGCCGACCGACCCGACACCGCTGACGAACGCAGCGCTCGGCGCCAAATGCACGCTGTCCCTTTCCGCGCAGCTCACCGAACGCGTCAAGCAAGTGAGCCGGGAAGCGGGCGCCTCGCCGTTCATGACGCTGCTCACCGCGTTCAAGCTCATCATGCAAGAGCTGAGCGGGCAGGATGACATCGTCGTCGGCACCCCGGCGGCCGGCCGCCGTCTCGAAGAGACGGAAGCGATGATCGGCATGTTCCTGAACACGCTGGTGCTGCGCACCGACCTGTCCGGCAACCCGGACTTTCGCGAACTGTTAGGCCGCGTGCGCGAAACGGCGCTGGAAGCGTTCGCGCAACAAGAGATGCCGTTCATCAAGCTCGCCGAGGAGCTGCAGCCGGTGACGCCGCCGGAGCGCAGCCCGCTGTTCGACGTGATGGTCAACTACCTCAACACACCTGAAAGCGCCCTTCAACTGCCCGGGCTGACCCTGTCTGATCTGCAGGCGGACGAGGAGCAGACCTCGAAATTCTGGATGACTCTGTACATCCGCGACTTCGAGGGGCAATTCCACCTGACCCTTGTCTACCAGCCGCAGCGCTTCTCGCTGGAGCGGATGGAAGTCTTGCTGACAAGACTTCGCGCGGTGCTCGAACAAAACGTCTAA
- a CDS encoding MBL fold metallo-hydrolase, producing the protein MAVQPLSAAELQRWIEQKDPQAMLLDVRSEREYAEWRIQTDALPSLNIPLAQFEDEHQEAWRDVPADRKIAVICRRGRTAMIVAKLLDEKGYDVYCLNQGLQEWSQFYHDVTVAEGDGWKLLQLIRMGKGCLSYLLVSGGEALVCDPGRHVEAYLQLADREGAAIRYVVDTHLHADHISGAPELARAAGAAYLISAVEMEGAKLAYLPLEEHEVIRVGGVQVQVLRVPTPGHTPGSTSFLIADRYLFSGDTVFVGGLGRPDLGGKAREWAQQLYETVFGTIAKLADDVLVLPAHFSDLTRESCAAGYVGAPLQEIRANNFLLSTADRAQFTELTAGRVDAVPPNYEEIVQVNRGLLTVDADKRLELETGPNRCAVKHTI; encoded by the coding sequence ATGGCTGTACAACCGCTCAGCGCCGCTGAACTGCAGCGCTGGATCGAACAAAAAGACCCGCAGGCGATGCTGCTCGATGTGCGCAGCGAACGCGAATATGCCGAATGGCGAATTCAGACGGACGCCTTGCCGTCGCTGAACATCCCGCTGGCTCAGTTCGAGGATGAGCACCAGGAAGCGTGGAGAGACGTACCGGCAGATCGCAAAATCGCGGTCATCTGCCGCCGCGGACGCACGGCGATGATCGTGGCGAAACTGCTCGACGAGAAAGGCTACGACGTGTACTGCCTGAACCAAGGCTTGCAGGAATGGAGCCAGTTCTACCACGACGTGACGGTGGCGGAAGGCGACGGCTGGAAACTGCTGCAACTGATCCGCATGGGCAAAGGCTGCCTGTCCTACCTGCTCGTCTCCGGCGGCGAAGCGCTGGTCTGCGACCCGGGGCGGCATGTGGAAGCCTACCTGCAGCTGGCCGACCGGGAAGGAGCGGCGATCCGCTATGTGGTCGACACGCATCTGCATGCGGATCACATTTCCGGCGCACCGGAACTCGCTCGTGCGGCCGGAGCTGCGTATTTGATCTCCGCCGTGGAGATGGAAGGCGCGAAGCTCGCGTATCTCCCGCTGGAAGAGCACGAGGTGATCCGCGTAGGCGGCGTGCAGGTACAGGTGCTGCGCGTGCCGACACCGGGCCATACGCCGGGCTCGACCTCGTTTTTGATCGCCGACCGCTATCTGTTCTCCGGCGATACCGTGTTTGTCGGCGGTCTCGGCCGTCCCGATCTGGGCGGCAAAGCCCGCGAGTGGGCGCAGCAACTGTATGAGACCGTCTTTGGCACGATCGCCAAGCTTGCAGACGACGTGCTGGTGCTCCCGGCGCATTTTTCCGACCTGACCCGCGAAAGCTGTGCTGCAGGATATGTCGGGGCGCCGCTGCAGGAGATTCGGGCGAACAACTTCCTGCTCTCCACCGCCGACCGGGCACAATTTACCGAGTTGACGGCAGGCCGCGTCGATGCCGTCCCGCCCAATTATGAGGAGATCGTCCAAGTCAACCGCGGCCTGCTGACGGTGGATGCCGACAAGCGCTTGGAACTGGAGACGGGGCCGAACCGCTGTGCAGTTAAACACACGATCTAA